tgaatgttctttggaacccgaatgtccaatgtggcttccgcggcttctggttggctgcagccaattggaagctgtgccttggtttctgaacattttggaaatggaacagacttccagaacagattccattcaacttccagggtaccactgtatctctaggtagggcagggaaagactcctgtctgaaaccccagagagccactggaaGTAAATGTAGGTCGGGGTGTCTAATCaatagccctgcagatgttgttggagtcccagccagcatggccagtggtcaggatgatgggatttgtagtccaaccacaactGGAAGGCCATAGGTTGGTCATACCTGCTGCAGGCaatcctgaactagatggacaaatgatCTCATATGAAACAAGGCAGCTGCCCAGGGTCCTAtccttggtgtgtgttttttgccaTTTAGCACAACTAAAAAGGCGCAATTTATTTTGTAGAAGGGAAGTAAGTGTTCTTCCTTATAGACCTTTACCGTACATATGCCAAAGAGTGAATCTGAAAAGGTAGCACATGTATCTTGTTCCATCTGTGCGTCTGTCTCTTCATCGGACTGGAAAAGTGTAAAAAGACTCTCAAACTAGGTCACCTTTTATCATACCACAGAAAAAGCTTGTAACAAGACACTGCACTTTCTTGATGCTACAATTCATTGGTTGCTGTCCTGTTAATTAAGTACGCAAATATTTATCCAAACAGCCCAAGGAGCACTAGATCTTTTGGATAGGCAGAGCGTCATAAAAGCTGCTGTAGTGTTTCTATGGAGGATGCACAATGAATTCTGATAAACTGGAGCTTGAAAATACCATGGTTCAGCAAATGGGGATTCTGCTGAAAACTAGATTCAGCGGCTGAGTGCATCAATGACAGGCATGTCATCATTACAATAGCAAATCTGTGATATTTTTAAATATGTCTCTGACAAggaagtccgccccccccccattggaagATTTTCCAGAAAGTCaagtacatacaaaaatgtgcttgttaggagaaatttacaTTAAGATACTGAAGAATTTTCATAAGGAACTTGATggagaacagattttttttttaagaaaggaaccggaaaattgacagatttgtcaatCCCTAGAGATATGCCATGTGAATATTGTTTTCTCTTAAGCAGGCATATATTGAAGGTCAAATTTTGTCCCATTTCAGAGATGCTGTGTAATGTGATGTGTTGCCTTATGCAGTAATTCCAGTACAATTTCTATTCCTTATCTAGATCCACAATAGTGAAAGAGATGAGACATTATAAAAACCATTTGTACTTTCTgcccagacacagaggtccagtgctgagggccttctggtggttccctcgctgtgagacgccaagttacaggggaccaggcagagggccttctcagtagtggcgcccgccctgtggaatgctctcccaccagatgtcaaagagaaaaataactaccaaacttttagaagacatctaaaggcagccctgtttagggaagcttttaatgtttaataggttattgtattttagtgttttgttggaagccgcccagagtggctggggaaacccagccagatgggcggggtataaataataaataaataataataataataattattattattattattattattgaagttaTGTAAgacttattattactattcataTTGAAATCTTTTCATATTGGGGCACTTTCATAAATTTCTTTTGATGTTGACGCTGTTGCTTATTTACTGAGACAATTCGATTACAGAAACACTTTCTGtggttaaattattattattgttagcaGTATcacattttatattttggaatatcACTATGATAATTGCTCTGTTCATCTCaggtacatagaatcatagaactgtagagctgaaatggaccccaagggtcatctagtccaaccccctgctatgcagaaatttcaactaaagcatccatgacagattgccatccaacctctgcttaaaaacctccatggaaggagagtccgccaccttctgagggagtccatcccactactaagacccctagatcctcttCATGTGTACTACCGGCAAGCCAGCTGtcccccattttatatttgtgcagctccTGCGCATGTTGGCCAGGGCAGAGCACAATGGCAGAAGGAAGCCATTTTTGGAGGCATGCTATGTGGAGAGCCATAATGAATGTTCCAGTTCTAGTGGAGAAAGCGAGGCAGTGTCAGACATAGCGAGCATCCTGACAGAAGGCACAGAGGTGGGGCTGAGACAAAGAAGACACCCTTTGAGATGAGTTTGAAAGCAACACTGTCCTCATTAAGAAAGTGAATTGGCGCAAAGAAGCATGAAATCTAATGTGCCTTTCTAAAGAATCAATTACTATTCCTTGGAagaagcctgcctgcctgccatatTTATCATAGGACCTGCTCACTGTGCCATCATTTTGGACAAAGTACCAAACCTTAGGTACACACCCGCCATGGATTTGGGACATAGCTGCAGCCCCTGAAACATGCACAAACTACTGTACAAAAGATTGCTGCTCTAAACAGAGAAGTCTTTAAATAAAAAGCCGCCTTCAACAGTCACACGCCGCTAAGCGTGCTTCCTTTTATTCCATTTTCTCCCATCAATTCATTCGTATTCACTGCCAGTCCTCTGTGCCAATTAGCTTTAATTTTTACTATACACAATGACATCAACAGCCAATGGGATTCTAGGCTCGCAGGATTTTAGTGTGCCTATAAACTACAGAAAATTGTCCTTGGCTAAACTCCTGCTTTCAGATTGGCTGACGACAATAGGCATGGTTAAGTTCAGAGTAAGAGCCATTAAGCATAATTACTACCACAGGGTAAAAGTTTAATTGTGTTAAATTTTAAATCTGCATAGCCTAAGCTTATTTACAAGCTGGCTAGGCCCTTCCGTTACATAAGGGAAAATAAATCTGTACTTAAAAATTTGCTGCTTGCCaacttttattttacaaaaagttttttaaaagctgataAAAGCTTCTCTTGTCTCTGACTCATTCCTTCCTGTTGGGATCACGCTGGCTAAGTATTGAGGATCTTATGATATACTGCACTAATATGTCTGAGCCTTCTATTGATATGAGTGACAAGATTGCGTTTTGTATGAAAGACCGGGGGGGGGTGTGTCACAGGGACTGAGGATCCTCTCCCTTGTTTTGATACATTTAAGTCATGAGGATTTTTATTGCTGGAAGAAATCCTGACGTCCCTCACTCCTAACCACCTCCAATATCCTGTTGTAGATTCTCTAGGGAAAGGAGCACAACTGGTCATGTTatcaaaagaaaatgcatttattggtGGGAAACGTACCTTGCCTTCAGGGCTATATAAATCATGAGACATGCTCCCCTCCTTCACTTGAGAACACATATGGATGGCTTTTCTGATATTACCAAACTGTGGGTACATGGCAAACATCCGGACACTTTCATCCTTTTTGAAAATGGAGttgcaaaaaaaaatcatagGGGCAGATGAAGTCCTTAAGTGAAGAATGGGACATAAGAAAaggcttctttgttgttgttgagaaggccttccccaacttggtgtcctccagatgtttggcaccacaactcataatttctaaccattggccatgctggctcaggCTAACAGGagatgtggtccaaaacatctggaaggcatcggTTGTGGAAGGCTGGTTCAAATCAAAGTCTTTCTTTTCCAACATGCTGTTACCAGCTTTGGCCAGTTGCATGCCTATAGGAAGTTCACAaggaatgtgtggtgtggatcatTTCTTGTTGCGCACCCCCACCTGCTACTAAAATAGCAAACCGTTTAGCTGTCGCTACTAAATTGAAGCTGatccaggaatggagaacctgtgaccttccagatgttgttgggacccccaactcccatcatccccagacagAATATCCCAATAGttagagatggtgggagttgtacaacagcatctgaaggcccaaaggttcccccagtctaagtcatccaagttggtggtcatcacctCACCTCatcttggtgggggggggggagaagaaaggaagaaaggtttGGATCCTAAGCTAAGTTGATTTAAGGAAGTTCACCCATCTTCTCATCCCCAAAAATCCTCTGGAACCCCATTCCACATTGTTGAAGAGGGCTCCAGAGAGGCTTTATAGGTGTGGTGGCGGCTGCAATGGGGAGAAAGTCATGGAAACCTTCCTTTCTGTGAACTTATTTAAGGTAAGTTATTTTAGGATGCAAGCCAACGCGTTGAAAAAtcaaagcttgttttctgcccTCAAACTCTCCTTGTACATCATTTTGAAAGTCATGACCAATTGTCTGGGAACATAACCTCTGCATGCCAAAGAGCTCATTCTAGAACGCATAGCAGATGTATTCAGTTTATGTCCCTTAGTTCCTGTTGACAACCCCACTTAGATTACCTAACTGCTTGTTGAACATCCTAGGACATTTTTAATTGCAAGCAACTTTACCCTTCTGTGTCGTTCCCACAAAAGACAATTTGAACTTGGAAGTGCTAGAGTAAGTGAGATATATTCATATACTGAAGAGTGGGAAGAAATGTTCGAGGCCGAGAACGAGATTAGCACGCAGACTAGCTGGGAGCTATATTTGTTACAGACATTAAAAAGCAACATGATTTCAGCTGGACAGAACATAAGCCTTAAATCTTATGCAAACATTCAAAGCTGTTTAACACTGTCTTACCCCCAAAGCCCCTGGAAGGAGGCAGGTGAATCCAGTACCAAATACATTTTTCATGTTCCTTAAGCTGACTGTTGAAATAGTTAAGTGAACATCTGTCCAAACTTACCATCATTTCCATTTAGAGAAGCCGCTAATTCAAAGGGTGACAAAAAGTGCCTGTTTAACAATGCAGATGGTGCTgtctgcccccctttttttgtttaatCTAGATTGAGCTCCACACAACTGTGATGCTAATGaataatggattttttttatattCGCACATGGAGTGGCATTGCGCTCTGAACAAATCTAGGATTAGCTTGCTTCTAATTTCCCCATTTGGATATAGggcagtgatttatttattttataatggtAACCGATGTGGATATTTTAAAGATCAGAGGGGTAGCATTCTGATTTCAAAGATGAAAGCAACTTGTCAACTTTGTCATTTGGAAGAGTAACACAGATTAATATGAGTTCAGCAATAAAATGCCGAGAACCTCCATCTTTTTTTGCAATTTAAGTGAGCTGCATCCATCAGTGATACTTACATTttattggcaaaattgacacaaaTTTGCAACTGTCTGATAAACACATTGTGTGTTACCTCCCAGTTTTCATAGAACTACTGTCCCTTTAAAGATAAACAAGTATAGTCTCATTTCAAAGATAAAGGAAGTGGGGATACTTTCTAAAGCACAAACCAAATCAATATGAGGCAATGTTATAGTTTCCTGAACTGATTTAGGCCATTTATATTCATAAAACCTACAGAGAGGTGATGAGTTAGTAGTCattcagtagcagcagcaattattattattattattattattattattattattattattattattattctttatatcccacctttcctccaaggagctggaaGTAGCATGCATGGTCCTCCCTATCCCCTTTttacctcacaacaaccctgtaagtagGTTATGTTTAGAGAaataatgactggcccaaggtgagcttcatagctgagtaaaGATTAGAATCCTTTACACCACACTGTTTGGGGCAAAAAATCATATTCAGCTGACCCCAGAAAGCACATTGTTTGAACAAATTCATGTGAGATTCAAAGTGTTCAAATATTTGTGGGGTTCCTTTTTCAGTGGGATGACTTTTGAGGGTTGTGAAATGTCCTGCATAGTCATTTCCTGGCTTTGTTTCCCTTTCGTTGCAAAATTCGTTTAATGCCTCTTTCTACTTGTTTGCTTAAAGCTGTTGTTCGCTGTAGCGGCCATTAAGTTAGATAACAGCTTGAGCTAAAACAATGTAAAGTAACAATAGGATAAAATCCATTCAACGTAGTCATTACAACAAACTAATGCGAATAAAGACCTTTCATATCAATTGACTTAGGCTGGAATTCGAAAACACTTCCAAAGGTCTAAATCCAGCTAACACAGATgaatttctgagtaaacatgcaataGATTGATCTTCATATCTAACCTTTGAAGATAGTGATGGCTTCACTGCTGGGGCATCAGAAAAAGCTatctctcaaatattttaggtaGGGGTAACCAGTGTAGTGTCCTCCAGATTTATTTTGTCCCATTCATATGTGTGGGCCCCTTCCCCCAAGAAATACTACTGAAACGGAGGAGGCCTTTTCAAAGAGCTAAAGGTTGTGCCAATCagcccaggggcggaggaaggggatgCGGTGGGGGCAGGCCACCCTGGgtatcaccactgaggggggtgacaaaatgcctggCGGCACTCACTGCGAGGCCTGCAGCGCGCcaaagccatgcgtctctcctgggagtgatgtggtggcttggatGCCCACAGtctccacgctgccccaaacggtccgcctgcTGCCTCATCTGTAGGGCAGCTAAgtggggaggcaggcagactcctcagaagCCCCATGGAGTATCCTGACCTGGCTCTCCCCGCCCCACGggtggctggccctgcccctgggtgcagggtACACATGCCTCTCCAGGCTCCCGAtcagcttgctccaccgctgAACCAGCCGCCCCATTTTTGCTTGGTTCTATTTTAAAGTGCAAGTTAGAGGACTGACACTAAAACTCTGGACAAAGAGACTCTTGATCTTCAGAGTCATGCACAAACACTCTTAACTTTGTTTGAGAAAGATACAAAAGCTTCAAATACTCTCCCACTTCGCCAAGAACAGGCTGCACAGGAAACTCTGGTTTCACGCAGATCTAGACAATGTTTTTCCTCTGACCTTGTGGTAACTTTTCCCATCACCTCATGGTGAGACCATATAGAAGTAAGGTCATCAGAAGGTTATGATGCATATTTTTACTCCGGCACCCAGTCGCTGATGGAACGTGATTCTCAAGGCTCTGTCGAGGTAGACTACAGCCTGAGCTCAGTTATAATGGAAGCAAGGATGCGTCACGGTTGATGAAAAGCTGAACTCAGATCTGGGTTTAAGTAGCATCCGTGTGACAGCTTTCTTGTGTGTGGCCTTCAACAAATCTCAGATTCAgctccccatctgtaaaatgagaaTAGTAATGAACCATCTTGCCAgtctgttgtgaggatgaaagcaCTGAAGATTGCAAATTTTCTCTTCAGGATTAAAAGCACAAATATTAGCAATAGCACTAGACCCATATTAATATTTATATACACAAGCATTTCTATCTACTCATTTGGCCCTAAAGAGCCTTCCCCCTCAAGGTAGCTTACATCTATAAAAGACGTAAGCATCAATTACAGTTATTATTGTTACATTTCTATAGCAGCAAACATGAACAAGTTGAAACAATACCATTTACAACAAAACCAATTTTAAAACCAACGGAAACATTTGAAAGCACATAGAACATCTAAAAACACAATGGCAGACTCTCACAGCTgctaatttcaaggttgccacgGCCAGTATCTTTCAGTCATCAAAAGCCAGGGTGAACAAGTCAACAATGAAGGAGGAGACGGATGCATCTCCCCAGGTTTTGAACACATAAGATCACAGACTCATACTCACATACTAAATCAGCACACTGTGTATTTTGTAGTTTTTACTGAGTATTTTTTTACTTAAAGTGTAGCTAGCAGTTGATTGGCACCATTGTCATACAAACTTTGAAGTGGAGTCATTTGCAAACTACAGAGGTTTAGCTCTTGTGTGCTGGAAAAGGCAACAGAATGCTGTCTTCCACACCGCTGTAGTAATTACATAGTAAATCATATTGGATCTAGAGTAAGTTGGTTGTACTTAGGCCCCATTGAAATCTGCCTGAAAAATGTGACATGAAAGAGTGGGATCCcactgatttttaaaagtttaactcaCTCAATCAGGATCTAACCTATTGCCTTTCAAATAAAGCTATTTATTGCCTACATTTATTGTTAAAGAGGAACTTAATCTGACCGGGTATGAAGTTGCTTTATATTGAGTCTgtccaatggtccatctagtcccaCATTTTCTActcttgactgctacttatggtTCTTTCACCTGAAAATACAGGACCTTCTGAGTACAAAACTTGTGGTCTACAACTGAGATACAGTGAACTTCCCATGTGTTGTACTTGTCAAGAGATTCCCGCCTCTTTTATAAGAGTTGTTGTGATGCATTCTTCATGTGCTGGTGATGCTGCAGCGATCTTCAAGGACTTGTAGGTGGGCCTGGAAGAGCAAACCGTACTTCTTGGAGTGTCATGCTCTGAAAGCAGCcagtatctgtggaagcagatAACAAAGTTGGCAGAGCATTCGTGTTGACACAAAAGCTATCTCCAAagaccaggggtgggggtggggtggaaccaATTGATGTAGAGGAAGAATTACTTTCATTGAGAAATTGAAGAGAAAGGAGTAAGAGGGAAGCAACACTATTTTTTGCCAAAATTCATTTCCAGGTTGAGATTCTAATTAAGATTCTTAACATTTTAAGTGTGGGAAGATTGGACTCTTCTCAAAGGGAGACTTTAGGCCACATAAACATGGTTTTTGTGGAGTCAACTTCACTCTTCCAGTGGATATGGATGGGCTGAGTAGCCTTTGCAAATGACCATGTATGTTCAGATCACAACTCCTCCACGTCTTAGAAAATCCTCCAGTGATGTAGTAGATAGTGATCTTGATCCACATGGAAGCAGTCATGGGATCTGTTCTGCACTGGAAAGATCAACTTGCATTTCCAATTCAGCACTAAATGACTGAATGTGAAATAATTCAGATGAGTTTTTTGAGCCAAACTAAACTTGCATTGATTGATATCACCCTGGGGTCCCATCAGCATGGGATCCTATTTCAGTGTTTAGTTCTAGAATGAAAATGCCCCCACCgacatccccccccccgtctgaaAAAAATTAAGTATCATGTAGAATAAACTttgctctctctgcctcccaGGTATCTTAACTTCACCCAACTTCTGCCTATAACAAAGGCAAATTGTGGCCCACAGGGAACATGTTTACATCCAGtgctccaaaaaaataaaaaatacccagcgcacacacacacccgtatAGCTAACAAATCAGTAGGAATTGATGAAAGAATAGCAAATTAGAAAGTGGAAGGTCTGAAAGAGGGGCCTGTAAAGATGTTCTGCAAAGATGCTCTTAATTTgcataagggggggggaattagatTGCTTTGACTAAGATTTTGGAAGCCCCAAAATAGTGCTCTGTGTGCAAAATGCATTTCTTCATTAGGCAGTCAATTAGCAGGAGGCTCAGAAGCCGAGCAAAGGAGCCcagctttcttttccttctccctttttcttttctccgtGCCATTTCAGCCCACATTCCCACACACTGGCTGGTCAGCGAAATAAGGGACGGCAACTTCTCTTTATTGGTGCAATACAGTATTTGATACTGCTAATTACACTTAATTAGTCCTTCCGCCATTTAATTAAAACGGCTTCTAATGATTGTGCTTCCTTGGCAGGCTCTTTGGGACCACGGGGAATTGTGCTGCCTGCAGTAAGCTGATCCCTGCCTTTGAGATGGTGATGAGGGCCAGAGATAATGTTTACCATTTGGACTGCTTTGCCTGCCAGCTTTGCAACCAGAGGTGAGGACATGAGGCTTTTATAtgaacagaacagaaagaaagaaagaatgcaagttattccccaccccccactcaccCCTGATCCCAGTGGAACAAGAAAGTCTGGCTCACGGTTTGATATCCATCACCTTCTCCCAGGCCTTCAAATTGCCACTGCTGGGTGAGTCATTTTACCTGCTAATGGAACACTGGAGCCTTCCCCCTGATAGGCCAACATGCAGAATTGGTGGTAGGTTGGATTGTGGcaggagcaaacaaacaaacaaaagtgagTGCTGTGCTGCAGGCTAGCAGGTGGTGTTAAGCAGCACCGAGGCAACTGAATGAGCAGCTTCAAAGCCAAGCTTCTTGTCGGTCTGCTGCACATCCATTGATATGAGGATGGCTTGGCATAAATACTTTTTAAATCAAGGTTACTTAAGTTGGGCATCTGACAGGCTCGGAGGCCGGGCTGGGAAGAGTCAAAGGAAATAGAGCTCTTCAGAATAATTCCTCGCAGAGCCCCATCAGCTCGCCGCATGGTCGGGAGGGTCTGTTCAGAGCGCAGCTTTAAGTGGGACATATCATGTGTGCCTAAAAGGGAAGCTATAATGGGAGAGGCGATATAATGAAGAGCGCGGTCACTATTCTGGCGTGCTTCGCATCACCATTGTACTGAAGTGTCCTGCAGCTTTTAATGCACCGTGGTCGACTTGCATGTTGTGCATGGATATCAGGAGGGTATCCAATTAAGGTTTAATTTGAGGAGGGTTAGCTGGGGCATGGAGCTTTTCTCTCAGATAACAACCATATTTCCCAATGACACATAACCATCAAACCTAGGAGTCCTGTCACATTAAAATTCCAAACTCTACACAAGGCCAGCCTGGTCTCGGAGCCCTTTTGGGAAAGGTTCAGGTTTCAGTGAGTTTCCAAAggcaggaaaaggggggaaatctgttAGTTATGAAGCAGCTACAAACAATGCTGCCCTGCTCTATACACCCTCATAGTACATATTGAGATTTGCCACACAGATGATCTTTGCACTCAAGATGGTGTTTGGTCTAGGCTTTAAGCTAGATCAAATTCAAGAGCAAGACAGCATGCAATCGAAGCAGGGCTGCTTGCAAAATTACAGAAACATCTAGTCTAATTAAAAAGTATTTCAGTATCTCTAAAGAGAAGGCGGAAATGCTTCATGCAAATGAGGGTAGCCAGCCTGGTGCTCCACAtacgtttgggactacaactcctttcagccccagctaacatggTCAGTGCTCAGGAattatggaaattgtagtccacaacattaggagggcaccaggttggtacaGATAACTGAGGAAACAGAATCTGACAATGTCCAATATCAAATGTAGCAGTACTGGAAATTCAGAATCAAGTTTccataaaaatgctttaaataaagagGAACATCAGTGTATTGGGAATTAGGAACCATGTTAAGTCTGCCATTCTTATGCCTGCTTACCTGTGCttaagtcccatttaattcaatgggatttatttctgaatagatctgtataggattgtgctcttGGAATAGTTCCAGACACTACAccatgcagagagggaaaggaagcACAATTTTTGTAAGCTTCCTGATCGCTACAGTTCTTCGTAACTTTTGCATCTTTCTCCTACAGAGTTGTGAGCAGGAGCATCACAGAGAAATTGCGTATCCCAGTCTGGCTCCCAAATTTCAACAcatttataaacacacacatctCAGCACAGAGGGGAATGTCTAATTGAAACTTGAGACATTTAGAAGAAGCCTGAAGGACAGGAAGTGGGagcacttcctgtttcctgcaCACAATTAAACCACTCGGCTGGCATCCTAGCATAAGCTTGCTTTCAAACAACAAATCTATGTGCATGCCTTACTTTAACCCAGATAAACCTCTACCTcttaatatactttttaaaaaacctctaagCCTTATATGTGCCAAACAGGTAATCTAAAAAGCTCAGCTCATCGGTAGCTTGacatgctgctactgctgctgctgctgcttcaccaCACTAAGGAAGTTTGGAATTAGCAAACCAAATCCGTTTTTGCTTGACAAAGCGTTCGGACAACAGACCTTCATGCACAAAAAGGTCTCCACAGGATTACCGG
The nucleotide sequence above comes from Podarcis raffonei isolate rPodRaf1 chromosome 1, rPodRaf1.pri, whole genome shotgun sequence. Encoded proteins:
- the LMO1 gene encoding rhombotin-1 isoform X3 is translated as MVLDKEDGVPMLSVQPKGKQKGCAGCNRKIKDRYLLKALDKYWHEDCLKCACCDCRLGEVGSTLYTKANLILCRRDYLRLFGTTGNCAACSKLIPAFEMVMRARDNVYHLDCFACQLCNQRVVSRSITEKLRIPVWLPNFNTFINTHISAQRGMSN